One Paraburkholderia dioscoreae DNA segment encodes these proteins:
- a CDS encoding LemA family protein, producing MRTLYLGLLTAIVTMLSGCGYNVIQSQDEQVKASWSEVVNQYQRRADLVPNLVNTVKGFAGQERAVLLGVTEARARVGSVQATPELLNDPQAFSRFESAQAQLSSSLARLLVVSEAYPQLKSDANFRDLQAQLEGTENRIAVARNRYIKAVQDYNTTVRSFPSNLTASVFGYKEKPNFSVTNEAEIARPPQVDFNTAPTPASGAAN from the coding sequence ATGCGCACGCTATATCTTGGTTTGCTGACCGCCATCGTCACGATGCTCTCCGGATGCGGCTACAACGTCATCCAGAGCCAGGACGAGCAGGTGAAGGCAAGCTGGTCGGAGGTCGTCAACCAGTATCAGCGCCGCGCCGATCTGGTTCCGAACCTCGTGAATACGGTGAAGGGCTTTGCAGGCCAGGAGCGCGCCGTCCTTCTCGGCGTTACCGAGGCTCGCGCGCGGGTCGGGTCCGTGCAGGCTACGCCCGAGTTGCTGAACGACCCGCAGGCGTTCTCGCGTTTCGAGTCCGCCCAGGCGCAACTGTCGAGTTCGCTGGCAAGACTGCTGGTCGTTTCCGAGGCTTATCCGCAGTTAAAGTCGGACGCCAACTTCCGCGACCTGCAGGCGCAACTCGAAGGCACCGAAAACCGTATAGCGGTGGCCCGAAACCGCTATATCAAGGCCGTGCAGGACTACAACACGACTGTTCGTTCGTTCCCGTCCAACCTCACGGCCAGTGTGTTCGGCTACAAGGAGAAACCTAACTTTTCGGTCACGAACGAAGCGGAGATCGCACGCCCGCCGCAGGTCGATTTCAACACGGCGCCCACGCCGGCCAGCGGAGCGGCAAATTGA